A single genomic interval of Arthrobacter globiformis harbors:
- a CDS encoding Rv3235 family protein, with amino-acid sequence MTAATPIRRAGNAVLDPVPAAQAGPRDEARQICAITRATVQAAVEVLAGTRPIHQLARRLDQRCLSALQHRAALTRRVTARAPRKMGLLHRNASVRSVRACEVTPDVYEASAVVIDELRVRAVAVRLERSKNVWRVTALEIG; translated from the coding sequence ATGACTGCAGCAACTCCCATACGGCGTGCAGGAAACGCTGTTCTTGACCCCGTACCGGCTGCACAAGCCGGCCCGAGAGACGAGGCGCGCCAAATTTGCGCCATCACCAGGGCAACAGTCCAGGCCGCCGTTGAAGTCCTGGCGGGAACAAGGCCAATCCACCAGCTGGCACGGCGGCTGGATCAGCGCTGCCTCTCCGCGCTCCAGCACCGGGCGGCCCTCACCCGGCGAGTGACTGCCCGGGCTCCCCGGAAAATGGGGCTGCTCCACCGCAACGCATCAGTCCGCTCGGTCCGCGCATGCGAGGTGACGCCGGACGTGTACGAGGCCAGCGCGGTGGTGATCGATGAACTACGGGTCCGGGCAGTCGCCGTCCGGCTGGAACGCAGCAAGAACGTCTGGCGCGTCACTGCACTGGAGATTGGCTGA
- a CDS encoding sensor histidine kinase, whose product MAIFTDPIREHADFGPGDAEWLHLLVGDWQMVADLAFADLALWFPHPEHGYVALAHVRPSTTHTVFHADFVGEGIRSDLQPLVDKAWESRTIERSSETNWSSDMALRVEAVPMVRNGRTLAVVTSHMDLSSSRMPSRLELTYRQCAYDLLRMGTLGLWPDFASPTGSRRGAPRVGDGLIRLDAEGIVQYASPNGVSAFRRLGDGESLEGRSLAEVTAGLLKDRRLVDETLPLVVTGRMPWRSEIESRGVSLSLRAIPLRDEQQRFGALVLCRDVSELRRREMELVTKDATIREIHHRVKNNLQTVAALLRMQSRRMVSDEAKQGLEQAMRRVATIALVHETLSQGLTQSVDFDELIGRQFRLSAEVASPSQQVRTQRSGLFGELPSDFATPLALVINELVTNAVEHGLEGRTGTVWLLADRSAGDDDEELLTVTVADDGVGLPETPHVEGLGLQIVRTLVTSELGGTIQWQPREGGGTAVQIVLSLASR is encoded by the coding sequence GTGGCAATCTTTACGGACCCCATCAGGGAGCACGCTGATTTTGGGCCGGGGGATGCCGAGTGGCTGCACCTCCTGGTGGGCGACTGGCAGATGGTGGCCGATCTTGCGTTTGCCGACCTGGCCCTGTGGTTTCCCCACCCGGAGCACGGCTACGTTGCCCTGGCTCACGTCAGGCCCTCCACGACGCATACGGTATTCCACGCCGACTTCGTCGGGGAGGGCATCCGCTCGGACCTGCAGCCGCTGGTGGACAAGGCGTGGGAGAGCCGCACCATTGAGCGTTCCAGTGAGACGAACTGGAGCAGCGACATGGCACTGCGGGTCGAAGCCGTGCCGATGGTCAGGAACGGGCGGACGCTGGCGGTGGTCACCTCACACATGGACCTCTCCAGCTCGCGGATGCCGTCCAGGCTGGAGCTGACCTACCGCCAGTGTGCCTATGACCTGCTGCGCATGGGCACACTGGGTCTCTGGCCGGACTTCGCCTCGCCGACCGGCTCCCGCCGCGGGGCCCCGCGCGTTGGTGACGGCCTGATCCGCCTCGACGCCGAGGGCATCGTGCAGTACGCCAGCCCGAACGGCGTCTCGGCGTTCCGGCGCCTCGGCGACGGCGAATCCCTCGAAGGGCGCTCGCTGGCTGAGGTAACGGCGGGTCTGCTCAAGGACCGCCGCTTGGTGGACGAGACGCTGCCTCTTGTTGTCACCGGGCGGATGCCGTGGCGAAGCGAGATTGAATCCCGCGGCGTAAGCCTGTCGCTGCGCGCCATCCCGCTCCGCGACGAGCAGCAGCGTTTCGGTGCGCTGGTCCTCTGCCGTGACGTGTCCGAGCTGCGACGCCGCGAGATGGAACTGGTCACGAAGGATGCCACGATCCGTGAAATCCACCACCGGGTCAAGAACAACCTACAGACCGTTGCAGCGCTGCTGCGCATGCAGTCCCGTCGAATGGTCAGTGACGAGGCAAAGCAGGGGCTGGAACAGGCCATGCGGCGCGTGGCAACGATTGCCCTGGTGCACGAGACGCTCTCGCAGGGGCTGACCCAAAGCGTTGACTTTGATGAACTGATCGGACGCCAGTTCCGCCTTTCTGCAGAAGTGGCCTCACCGTCCCAGCAAGTCCGGACGCAGCGGTCAGGTTTGTTCGGTGAGCTTCCCAGCGACTTCGCGACGCCGCTGGCGCTGGTGATCAACGAACTCGTCACCAATGCCGTCGAGCACGGACTGGAGGGACGCACCGGCACGGTGTGGCTGCTCGCCGACCGTTCAGCTGGCGACGACGATGAGGAACTGCTCACCGTCACTGTGGCGGACGACGGGGTGGGCCTGCCGGAGACGCCCCATGTGGAGGGCCTTGGGCTGCAGATTGTCCGGACGCTGGTCACGAGCGAACTCGGCGGCACCATCCAGTGGCAGCCCCGCGAGGGCGGCGGCACGGCGGTGCAGATTGTCCTGAGTCTGGCAAGCCGCTAA
- a CDS encoding helix-turn-helix domain-containing protein, with protein sequence MPRFLTLADVAEQLQINAPAAYALVRSGELKAIQVGGRGQWRVEEKMLEQYIEERYAEASRIIQEAKSKSV encoded by the coding sequence ATGCCCCGATTCCTCACGCTTGCAGATGTAGCCGAGCAGCTTCAGATCAATGCACCGGCAGCGTATGCCCTCGTCCGCAGCGGCGAACTGAAGGCAATCCAGGTGGGCGGCCGCGGCCAGTGGCGGGTCGAGGAAAAGATGCTTGAGCAGTACATCGAAGAACGTTATGCCGAGGCAAGCCGCATTATTCAAGAGGCCAAGTCCAAGTCGGTTTGA
- a CDS encoding AAA family ATPase, with amino-acid sequence MSIPVVTVGESQEDLVGGLERLHGPVTVVRRCAELAELLAACQSGLARAAVVAEGSQDLTASLVDRLAVVGVAIIALTDSPEERLRLRGIGVTAAPSTVESTALAESIADAVSRHAGLSPAGLTPGAGPGYSTGFADAGAALRPEAADAESEPALVGTGRVLAVWGPAGAPGRTLIAVNVAGELAAEGKSVLLVDADSYGASVAGVLGLLDEAAGLAQACRLADQGLLDREALLRVAVPVTAMAGTFRVLTGITRADRWTELRAAALALVLDRAREVADFIVIDAGFCLEADEELSFDTMAPRRNAATLRSLEMADTVIAVGSADPVGVPRLVRGLAELEGSVPGISPEVVLNKVRASAVGRSPERQLREAWDRFGPSASIKAFLPWDPGATDAALLSGSLLLESAPDSRLRSAIAELVCAPAQQKRRSSVFSSTAGRRLTG; translated from the coding sequence GTGAGCATTCCGGTTGTCACGGTCGGTGAGTCGCAGGAAGATCTGGTGGGCGGACTGGAGCGGCTCCACGGTCCCGTCACAGTAGTCCGGCGCTGCGCGGAGCTGGCAGAACTGCTGGCTGCCTGCCAGAGCGGGCTGGCCCGGGCGGCTGTTGTTGCCGAGGGAAGTCAGGACTTGACTGCCTCGCTGGTGGACAGGCTCGCCGTAGTAGGCGTAGCGATCATTGCCCTGACCGACAGCCCTGAGGAGCGGTTGAGGCTCCGCGGGATCGGAGTCACGGCGGCGCCTTCGACCGTCGAATCCACAGCACTGGCGGAGAGTATTGCCGACGCCGTCAGCAGGCATGCAGGCTTGAGCCCGGCAGGGCTGACTCCCGGCGCCGGTCCCGGTTACAGCACGGGATTCGCGGACGCCGGCGCGGCCCTGCGCCCGGAGGCTGCCGACGCCGAATCGGAGCCTGCTCTTGTCGGAACCGGCAGGGTCCTTGCGGTGTGGGGGCCGGCCGGTGCACCCGGCAGAACCCTGATTGCCGTCAACGTCGCGGGGGAGCTGGCTGCGGAAGGCAAGTCCGTCCTGCTGGTCGACGCTGACAGCTACGGGGCCAGCGTCGCCGGCGTCCTCGGGCTCCTGGACGAAGCGGCGGGTTTGGCGCAGGCCTGCCGGCTCGCCGACCAGGGCCTCCTGGACCGGGAAGCACTGCTCCGCGTCGCCGTACCGGTTACTGCCATGGCCGGGACTTTCCGGGTTCTGACCGGAATTACCCGAGCCGACCGCTGGACCGAGCTGCGGGCGGCCGCGCTGGCGCTTGTTTTGGACCGGGCGCGGGAAGTGGCCGACTTCATCGTGATCGACGCCGGCTTCTGCCTTGAGGCCGACGAGGAGCTGAGCTTCGACACCATGGCACCGCGACGCAACGCCGCGACGCTCAGGAGCCTTGAGATGGCCGATACCGTGATCGCGGTTGGCTCCGCGGATCCGGTCGGTGTTCCCCGCCTGGTCAGGGGGCTGGCGGAACTGGAAGGTTCAGTGCCGGGGATCAGCCCCGAGGTGGTGCTCAACAAAGTGCGGGCCTCGGCTGTAGGCCGTTCACCGGAACGTCAGCTCCGCGAGGCGTGGGACCGGTTCGGCCCGTCGGCGAGCATTAAAGCCTTCCTCCCGTGGGACCCTGGCGCAACAGACGCCGCGCTGCTATCGGGGTCGTTATTGCTGGAATCGGCACCGGACTCCCGACTTCGGTCGGCGATTGCGGAATTGGTTTGTGCACCTGCCCAGCAAAAGCGCCGATCTTCTGTGTTCTCCTCCACAGCAGGGCGCCGGCTGACGGGCTAG
- a CDS encoding NAD-glutamate dehydrogenase produces the protein MSSGSSVEDQSRSIGAEEGFFADYYEHLAEEDARAYPHEVLTARAETHRAVGFERRPGSANISIVPEGDRSVVYIVTDDMPFLVDSVNAELVRQNSAIHLVQHPMFVVTRNRETNELVKVDRVPSSIGISSGDTAALPVLSHLIAQGDNASHMESWIAVEIGRASDEAAEQLQVGLERVLGDVRAAVEDWPKMRNKAMQIAQHLDKVAHPAQIAELRQAQDLLRWLDEGNFTFLGYREYDLVNEEGEDVLELREDSGLGLLRAHHDTRQVQHLTDAGRRKAREKRALVVTKANSRSTVHRPAYLDYIGVKSFDAAGNVNGEQRFIGLFATSAYTDSVRNIPIVREKVEAVLRGAGFPPDSHSGKDLLGILETYPRDELFQIEIPDLAATAAGIQRLQERRRTRLFLRPDIYGRFMSAVVYLPRDRYTTNVRLRIEQELRETFHAESIDFEARMTESALARLFFRIRLPKGEDVSHVNTDALEKRLVRAARSWSEGITEVLRERSADDGANELAAIWAEAFPAGYRVDYEIEDALEDIARFEQYGAEAERTVGARQERPGVHVYLPEGAGATLEEDARVKLYMLEPKSLSQILPYFHNLGLEVLDERPFEIETADRRDFFLYDLGLKYPAGVDPVSTGRLLADSFGAAVSGAVESDSFDRLVLREGMTWRQVIVLRAYAKYMRQMGNTNSFEFMADTLLANPEVTLGLIALFEARFDPSLPEAERTKKQAAVRAQLAASIDDVATLDADRVVRTFTNLIESTLRTNFYQDKPHLSFKLNPAAIEGLPFPRPMFEIWVYSPRVEGVHLRFGKVARGGLRWSDRREDFRTEILGLVKAQTVKNAVIVPTGAKGGFFAKRLPDPAKDRSAWMAEGVESYKTFIRGLLDITDNLVTEADGERLVPPSSVVRHDGDDSYLVVAADKGTASFSDIANGLAADYGFWLGDAFASGGSVGYDHKAMGITARGAWESVKRHFSELDLDTQSEPFTVVGVGDMSGDVFGNGMLLSKHIRLLAAFDHRHIFLDPNPDEATSFTERQRLFELPRSSWDDYDKSLISEGGGVYPRQAKSIPVSTQVRSALGLPEDTTQLSPPELLRAILLAPADLLYNGGIGTYVKASFETHAMVGDKSNDAIRVDGRDLRVKVVGEGGNLGMTQRGRIEAALQGVILNTDAIDNSAGVDCSDHEVNIKIFVDRMVAAGKLDAAERSDFLAAMTDEVGRLVLEDNIDQNILLLNDRQKVAEWSPSYERLMDWLEKTADLNRELEALPSTAVLRERLEQGQGLTSPELSVLAAYAKIELATALRDSDLADDPWFRATLRQYFPVQLREKFDAELDTHPLRREIIATVVANDMINLGGITFAFRTMEETSASEVAVAKAFVALREIYELDVMVSELNDLPASFPTEHWSTVHLDVRRLLDRSVRWVLAQGSASRPIADIVAEFQPPMEPMRARLLDYLRGEDRERVASWLEKARSWGVPEDLGHRWAELFESFVLLDIAKIAHSRKEPVEDIANVYYTVFNRFHVDSLLERISSLPRADRWQALARAALRDDLYSTVSDMTTAVLDSTDEGSPAEDRLKAWEQLNAEHLGRAKSMFDEVNALEADDMASLSVALRLLRSIVRR, from the coding sequence ATGTCGTCTGGGTCCAGCGTGGAGGATCAGTCCCGTTCAATCGGAGCCGAAGAAGGCTTCTTTGCGGACTACTACGAGCATCTGGCGGAGGAGGACGCGCGCGCTTACCCGCACGAGGTGCTGACAGCGCGGGCTGAGACCCACCGCGCAGTGGGTTTTGAACGCCGGCCGGGGAGCGCCAACATTTCGATCGTTCCGGAGGGCGACCGCAGCGTTGTGTACATCGTCACCGACGACATGCCTTTCCTGGTGGATTCAGTCAACGCTGAGCTGGTACGGCAGAATTCGGCCATTCACCTCGTGCAGCACCCCATGTTCGTGGTCACGCGCAACCGCGAAACCAACGAACTCGTCAAGGTGGACAGGGTCCCCTCCAGCATTGGAATTTCCAGCGGCGACACCGCGGCGCTGCCCGTCCTGTCCCACCTGATCGCCCAGGGCGACAACGCGTCCCACATGGAATCCTGGATCGCCGTCGAGATCGGCCGCGCCAGTGACGAAGCCGCTGAGCAGCTGCAGGTAGGGCTGGAACGCGTCCTCGGAGACGTTAGGGCCGCCGTTGAAGACTGGCCGAAAATGCGCAACAAGGCAATGCAGATCGCCCAGCACTTGGACAAGGTGGCGCACCCGGCTCAGATCGCTGAGCTGCGCCAGGCCCAGGACTTGCTCCGCTGGCTCGACGAGGGCAACTTTACGTTCCTCGGCTACCGGGAATATGACCTGGTCAACGAAGAGGGCGAGGATGTCCTGGAGCTCCGCGAGGACAGCGGCCTCGGCCTGCTGCGGGCGCACCACGACACCCGTCAGGTGCAGCATCTGACCGACGCGGGCAGACGCAAGGCCCGGGAAAAGCGTGCCCTGGTCGTCACCAAAGCCAATTCCCGCTCGACGGTACACCGGCCTGCATACCTGGACTACATCGGCGTGAAAAGCTTCGATGCCGCGGGCAATGTCAACGGCGAGCAGCGTTTCATCGGACTGTTTGCCACCAGCGCGTACACCGACTCGGTGCGCAATATCCCGATCGTGCGGGAAAAGGTCGAGGCCGTGCTGCGCGGTGCCGGGTTTCCGCCGGACTCGCATTCCGGCAAGGACCTGCTGGGCATCCTGGAAACGTACCCCCGTGACGAGCTCTTCCAAATTGAAATTCCCGACCTTGCCGCGACGGCAGCGGGAATCCAGCGGCTTCAGGAACGGCGCCGGACCCGGCTGTTCCTCCGGCCGGATATCTACGGACGGTTCATGTCCGCCGTCGTCTACCTCCCTCGTGACCGGTACACCACCAACGTCCGACTGAGGATCGAACAGGAACTCCGCGAGACGTTCCACGCTGAGTCCATCGACTTTGAAGCGAGGATGACCGAATCAGCCCTCGCCCGCCTGTTCTTCCGCATCCGCCTGCCCAAGGGCGAGGACGTCAGCCACGTCAACACCGATGCGCTGGAAAAGCGGCTCGTACGCGCTGCCCGGTCCTGGAGTGAAGGGATCACCGAGGTACTCCGCGAGCGCAGCGCCGACGACGGCGCCAATGAACTGGCGGCCATCTGGGCCGAGGCTTTCCCAGCGGGCTACCGCGTCGACTACGAAATCGAAGATGCCCTCGAGGACATCGCCCGGTTTGAACAGTACGGGGCCGAGGCCGAGCGAACTGTTGGCGCCCGGCAGGAACGGCCGGGAGTCCATGTCTATCTTCCCGAAGGCGCCGGTGCAACCCTCGAGGAGGACGCCAGGGTCAAGCTGTACATGCTGGAGCCGAAGAGCCTGAGCCAGATCCTTCCCTATTTCCACAACCTTGGGCTGGAGGTGCTGGACGAGCGGCCGTTCGAGATCGAGACCGCCGACCGCCGGGACTTCTTCCTTTACGACCTCGGACTGAAGTACCCGGCCGGGGTGGACCCGGTGTCCACGGGCCGGCTGCTGGCGGATTCCTTCGGGGCGGCGGTTTCCGGCGCTGTCGAATCCGACAGTTTTGACCGGCTGGTGCTTCGCGAGGGCATGACGTGGCGGCAGGTCATCGTGCTGCGGGCCTACGCCAAGTACATGCGGCAAATGGGAAACACCAACTCGTTTGAGTTCATGGCCGATACGCTGCTGGCCAATCCGGAGGTCACCCTCGGACTCATTGCCCTGTTCGAGGCACGCTTCGATCCCAGCCTGCCCGAGGCCGAGCGCACGAAGAAGCAGGCGGCCGTCCGCGCCCAGCTGGCGGCATCGATCGACGACGTCGCCACGCTGGACGCCGACCGCGTGGTGCGGACGTTCACAAACCTGATCGAATCAACGCTGCGTACCAACTTTTACCAGGACAAGCCGCACCTGAGCTTCAAGCTCAACCCCGCAGCCATCGAAGGGCTGCCTTTCCCGCGGCCCATGTTCGAGATCTGGGTTTACTCTCCCCGGGTCGAGGGCGTTCACCTGCGCTTCGGCAAGGTGGCCCGCGGCGGGCTCCGCTGGTCGGACCGGCGGGAAGACTTCCGGACGGAGATTCTGGGTCTGGTCAAGGCGCAGACGGTCAAGAATGCCGTGATCGTTCCGACGGGCGCAAAGGGCGGGTTCTTCGCCAAGCGGCTGCCGGATCCCGCCAAGGACAGGTCGGCCTGGATGGCGGAGGGCGTCGAAAGCTACAAGACGTTTATCCGCGGACTGCTGGACATCACGGACAACCTCGTTACGGAAGCCGATGGCGAACGGCTCGTCCCGCCGTCGAGCGTTGTACGGCACGACGGCGACGACTCCTACCTGGTGGTCGCAGCGGACAAGGGCACCGCATCCTTCTCAGACATTGCGAACGGACTGGCCGCGGACTACGGATTCTGGCTGGGCGACGCCTTCGCCTCCGGCGGTTCGGTGGGATATGACCACAAGGCCATGGGCATCACCGCCCGGGGTGCCTGGGAGTCGGTCAAGCGGCACTTCAGCGAGCTGGACCTGGACACGCAGTCCGAGCCCTTCACCGTGGTCGGTGTCGGTGACATGTCCGGAGACGTCTTCGGCAACGGAATGCTCCTGTCCAAGCACATCCGGCTGCTCGCGGCGTTCGACCACCGGCACATTTTCCTCGATCCGAACCCGGACGAGGCGACCTCCTTCACGGAACGGCAGCGGCTGTTCGAGCTGCCCCGGTCGTCGTGGGACGACTATGACAAGAGCCTGATCAGCGAAGGCGGCGGGGTCTACCCGCGGCAGGCCAAGTCGATTCCGGTCTCGACTCAGGTCCGGTCCGCGTTGGGCTTGCCCGAGGACACGACGCAGCTCAGCCCGCCCGAACTCCTGCGCGCCATCCTGCTCGCACCCGCGGACCTGCTTTACAACGGCGGCATCGGCACCTATGTGAAGGCCAGTTTTGAGACGCACGCCATGGTGGGTGACAAGTCCAACGATGCCATCCGGGTGGATGGCCGGGACCTTCGGGTCAAGGTTGTGGGCGAGGGCGGAAACCTCGGCATGACGCAACGGGGCCGTATCGAAGCGGCGCTGCAGGGCGTCATCCTGAACACCGATGCCATCGACAACTCCGCCGGCGTCGACTGCTCTGACCACGAGGTCAACATCAAGATCTTCGTGGACCGGATGGTGGCTGCCGGCAAGCTCGACGCCGCCGAGCGCTCCGACTTCCTCGCGGCGATGACCGACGAAGTGGGGCGGCTGGTCCTGGAAGACAACATCGACCAGAACATTCTGCTGCTGAACGACCGCCAGAAGGTCGCGGAATGGAGTCCGAGCTACGAGCGGCTGATGGACTGGCTGGAGAAGACGGCGGACCTGAACCGGGAGCTGGAGGCACTGCCGTCCACCGCGGTCCTGCGCGAACGGCTGGAGCAGGGGCAGGGGCTCACCTCACCCGAACTGTCCGTGCTGGCCGCCTACGCCAAGATCGAACTGGCGACGGCCCTGCGCGACAGCGACCTGGCAGACGACCCGTGGTTCCGCGCGACGCTCCGGCAGTACTTCCCGGTCCAGCTCCGGGAGAAATTCGACGCCGAACTGGACACCCATCCGTTGCGCCGGGAAATCATCGCAACGGTCGTGGCCAACGACATGATCAACCTGGGCGGCATCACCTTTGCCTTCCGAACCATGGAGGAGACCTCGGCGAGCGAGGTAGCTGTGGCCAAGGCGTTCGTGGCACTGCGGGAAATTTACGAGCTCGATGTCATGGTGTCCGAGCTCAACGACCTGCCTGCTTCGTTCCCCACTGAGCACTGGAGCACCGTCCATCTCGATGTCCGGCGACTGCTGGACCGTTCGGTGCGCTGGGTCCTTGCCCAGGGCAGCGCGTCGCGGCCCATCGCCGACATCGTCGCCGAGTTCCAGCCGCCGATGGAACCGATGCGGGCCCGGCTGCTGGACTACCTGCGCGGTGAGGACCGCGAGCGCGTTGCCTCATGGCTTGAGAAGGCGCGGTCGTGGGGCGTGCCCGAGGACCTGGGCCACCGCTGGGCAGAGCTGTTCGAGAGCTTTGTCCTGCTTGACATCGCAAAAATCGCGCACAGCCGCAAGGAGCCGGTGGAGGACATCGCCAACGTCTACTACACGGTGTTCAACCGGTTCCACGTGGACTCCCTGCTGGAGCGGATCAGTTCCCTGCCCCGGGCGGACCGCTGGCAGGCCCTGGCCCGTGCCGCTCTGCGCGATGACCTCTACTCGACCGTCTCAGACATGACGACGGCGGTCCTGGACTCTACTGACGAAGGGTCGCCGGCCGAGGACAGGCTCAAGGCCTGGGAGCAGCTGAACGCGGAACATCTGGGCCGGGCGAAGAGCATGTTCGATGAGGTCAATGCCCTCGAAGCGGACGACATGGCCTCGCTCTCGGTAGCATTGAGGCTCTTGAGGTCAATCGTCCGACGCTAG
- a CDS encoding WhiB family transcriptional regulator codes for MDWRNRAACLDKDPELFFPVGNTGPALLQIEEAKSVCRRCPVVDTCLQWALESGQDAGVWGGMSEDERRALKRRAARARRAS; via the coding sequence ATGGATTGGCGTAACCGCGCGGCCTGCCTCGACAAGGACCCGGAGCTGTTTTTTCCCGTAGGCAATACTGGCCCCGCGCTTTTGCAGATCGAAGAAGCCAAGAGCGTCTGCCGCCGGTGTCCGGTCGTTGACACCTGCCTGCAGTGGGCGCTGGAGTCCGGACAGGATGCAGGCGTGTGGGGGGGCATGAGCGAGGACGAGCGGCGTGCGCTGAAGCGCCGCGCCGCCAGGGCCCGGCGCGCGTCTTAA
- a CDS encoding LysM peptidoglycan-binding domain-containing protein, with translation MAAEVQRPVGPEAALAVVILGLGVFLAFTGAGIVDHWRRSAARQQALQFDDLIGLLALAAGLTVMAWWLLSLATAFASALLDRTGHHAAARATGRFTPVFMRRLAMAAVGVQLLGAPLAHADTLSAAGFSSNGSSLSAAWAPLADGRPSLPVGRSAGSDPTERSVSKGSELQPQWKPRVPVVEPGLVTSLPARATAEPASARREVTVRAGESLWTIAAHELGPGASEVDIAARWPLWYQANRNVIGTDPNVLLPGQLLSPPPP, from the coding sequence ATGGCGGCAGAAGTACAGCGCCCGGTGGGGCCAGAAGCGGCCCTGGCGGTCGTCATCCTGGGGCTCGGAGTCTTTCTCGCTTTCACCGGGGCCGGGATCGTCGACCATTGGAGGCGGTCCGCTGCACGCCAGCAGGCTTTGCAGTTCGATGACCTGATTGGCTTGCTGGCCCTCGCCGCCGGGCTGACAGTCATGGCCTGGTGGCTGCTGTCCCTGGCTACGGCCTTTGCGTCGGCACTCCTGGACCGGACCGGGCACCATGCCGCCGCCCGCGCCACCGGGCGGTTCACCCCTGTTTTCATGCGCAGGCTGGCGATGGCCGCGGTGGGCGTGCAGCTTCTCGGCGCACCGCTCGCCCATGCGGATACCTTGTCCGCCGCCGGCTTTTCCTCGAACGGGTCGTCCCTGTCCGCAGCGTGGGCGCCCCTGGCTGACGGGCGGCCTAGCCTACCCGTCGGCCGCTCCGCGGGCTCCGACCCCACCGAAAGATCCGTCTCGAAAGGCAGCGAACTCCAGCCTCAATGGAAGCCGCGCGTCCCCGTTGTGGAACCCGGCCTCGTCACCTCATTGCCTGCCAGGGCAACGGCTGAGCCGGCAAGTGCCCGCCGCGAGGTAACCGTCCGGGCCGGAGAATCACTGTGGACCATCGCTGCACACGAGCTGGGGCCCGGTGCTTCCGAGGTGGATATAGCAGCCCGCTGGCCGCTCTGGTACCAGGCCAACCGGAATGTCATCGGAACCGATCCCAACGTCCTTCTCCCGGGCCAGCTCCTCAGCCCCCCGCCGCCGTAG